A DNA window from Setaria viridis chromosome 2, Setaria_viridis_v4.0, whole genome shotgun sequence contains the following coding sequences:
- the LOC117842585 gene encoding F-box protein At5g07610, with product MERPKKSGAVAGLPDDPLVEVLSRVPAKDLHRSKCVSKGWRDLIADPLHRKKLPRTLQGFFHAWDFINLLGGSRPPVDPSFAFLKKLPGIGNICLRDSCNGLLLFRHFTSGTISYVVCNPATEQWAAVPSEHTPADYHMRVRNTYLVFDPAVSSHFQLVTICAEEGSLATVHIYSSKTGVWKHSQTDWAEEEKQLGLWKGPNPQINGRVRGAPFFNGLLYVMLNNYQIAKVDVEGKTRGIIPAPSSMNSLGAYYGPPFIGQSQGHLYCIHEPPSQVYTRDSNDGRDLLSIWVLDYDTQKWALKHRVSRTHLFGSRFYTSDCDYNVVAIHPDSNMVFIFLNWKRQLISYSLDSKEVHALGTLEQDPGWFVPYVPCFLDFLSVVEHEEKLKGPGEQSAEDVARVGGGGQ from the coding sequence ATGGAGCGCCCGAAGAAGAGCGGCGCGGTGGCTGGCCTCCCCGACGACCCCCTCGTGGAGGTCCTCTCCCGCGTCCCCGCCAAGGATCTCCACCGATCCAAATGCGTCTCCAAAGGCTGGCGTGACCTCATCGCCGACCCCCTCCACCGCAAGAAGCTCCCCCGAACCCTACAAGGGTTTTTCCACGCCTGGGATTTCATCAATCTGCTCGGGGGATCCCGGCCTCCCGTCGACCCTTCCTTCGCCTTCCTAAAGAAGCTGCCCGGCATCGGCAACATCTGTCTCAGGGATTCCTGCAATGGCCTCCTCCTCTTTAGGCACTTCACCAGTGGCACGATCAGCTACGTTGTGTGCAACCCCGCGACAGAGCAATGGGCGGCCGTGCCCAGCGAGCACACTCCGGCGGACTATCATATGCGAGTGAGAAACACCTATTTGGTATTCGATCCGGCTGTCTCCTCCCATTTCCAGTTGGTCACCATCTGTGCAGAGGAGGGGAGCCTGGCAACAGTGCACATCTACTCCTCAAAAACAGGGGTGTGGAAGCACAGCCAGACTGACTGGGCTGAAGAAGAAAAGCAGCTAGGGCTTTGGAAAGGGCCGAATCCTCAGATCAATGGCAGGGTCCGTGGTGCTCCCTTTTTTAATGGCCTGCTGTATGTTATGTTGAATAATTATCAGATTGCTAAGGTGGATGTGGAAGGGAAGACACGAGGGATCATCCCGGCGCCATCTTCGATGAATAGTCTAGGTGCTTACTACGGTCCACCTTTCATTGGTCAATCCCAAGGGCACCTATATTGCATCCATGAACCACCCAGTCAGGTTTATACAAGAGATTCCAATGATGGTCGTGATCTACTGTCAATCTGGGTTCTTGACTATGATACACAAAAATGGGCACTTAAGCACAGGGTGAGCCGTACTCATCTGTTTGGGAGCAGATTTTACACAAGCGATTGTGACTACAATGTGGTTGCCATTCATCCAGACAGCAATATGGTATTCATTTTTCTGAACTGGAAACGGCAGCTGATATCATATAGCTTGGATAGCAAGGAAGTGCATGCTCTTGGCACACTTGAACAAGACCCTGGATGGTTTGTTCCGTATGTTCCCTGCTTCTTGGATTTCTTATCAGTGGTAGAGCATGAAGAGAAACTAAAGGGGCCTGGCGAGCAAAGCGCAGAGGATGTCGCGAGGGTAGGTGGTGGTGGCCAGTGA